CTTTCTTCCGCACAAATAACGATCTCTTTTGCATTGATTGAACGTGGAATTATTGTAACAAATCTACAGACCAACCATGAACAATCTTTTTCCATTCTGCAACTTCCCTCCCACACAACAAAATGAACGGCTAAGAGGAGCTTTGTATACTTGAAATTAGAAGAAACCTCttcccagaagaagaagaaacaagatcTTTCTAGTCCATCAAAAACGCTCCGCTGCAATACCTGATAAAATTCCAGCACATACTtttcagaaaaaataaagaacttGTTTCCGAGGCAGAGTATCTAGTTAGTAAGTGCATATTGTTACCTGTTGCTGAATCTTCCAACAGCGTCTGTAGCATCAAGAAGAGTGTCACTGGCTTTCTCCAAAGCCATGTATAGCTCTTTACCTCTACTCACACGGGCGATCACCCACGCGTTGTTCTTAGCTCTTATACAAATATCCAAGTCCCTCTCCTGCCCTTTGGCACGGCTCTTTTCTAAATCCACTTCTTCTCTGAGCTTGTTTAGCGCAAGCAGAGACTCCTGCGTTTTTTCGAATAGTTAAGGTCGTCTTAATCTCAGCTCTTAACTTATAATGTTGAAGACGTTACCTTTGCAAGTGTTGCTACTTTGCCTGAAGGAGAAGCTCTGGAAACTTCTAGGTCAGTATCAACTACCAAGTAGCGGTAACCCTTAACATGATAAGCATTCTCACCTCCCCACCCCCTTGAGATCTTCTCTTCAATTTTCATAATCCTCAGCGATGCCTGTAAAAGAGATATTGTGTATATATTAGAAAACACCAGAAACGAGTTTAGCCAAGAAAGATCAATGGGCGATGTGCTAACCTGTTCAATAACTTGCTGTTTCACGGCGCTTAAACCACCATGGACAATGTCAGTTTTAGGCAAGAGAAGAAGTGAAGTGAGACTTTTATACTGATAAGCGAGGAGATACACTCTTTCTTGTGTCTGCTGAAGCCAGACTGTAGGATTAGCAGAATCAGGTGAACCACCACTCTCTAAACCCCAAATATCAGTTATAAGAAAACCATCTTTCCCTTTTTTCCACTTATCATTTTGTAGTGGCCTAATAACATGATGCATGGAATCAATTGAACCAATGGGCGCCGAAGTAGATCTAGAAGAGGTTTCAGATGAACCAGTCCCCTTACGTAGATGAGACCAGGAACTGGCGTCAGAGGATAGTAGAGCTTGTGAGGTCAACCTCATTACAGCAAATGTAAACAAGTTGACGGTATCATCAGGCGAGAGAGTTGTTGAAACCAACAGATCTTGAAATAAGATCATAGAGTGGCATCGTAAGTTCGCAGCACATGATTCTAGTACTTGAACAAGAGACTGCACATCCAAAAAAATGCTCGTCagatacaaaaataataaagtgATTAAAGCTTAATAGATATGGAGAAACAAACCTGAACTTCAAGTGCAGTGTCCCTTGATAAAGTAAGCATTTGAACAGTTCCACGCTCACTCAAAGTAGTTTCACGGAAATTTGGTAGCTGAAGATTCTTCCCAACAAAAAGATCTGCCCGAAAGAGAAAACCTTTGCATAAGCTATTTTACACACGAAGAACCAACTTGAGCATAATGCGGTTTTGCGCAAGAATCAAAAGCAAGGGCATTGGACACAGCAACTTCAAAGCATGTTTACCACAGCAGCAGTCTTCCGAGCGAGACCGCTTTTGAAATGCTGACATTTAGTGACACAAAGTGAAATGAAGCTGGGAAGCAGAACAAAAACTTAAATGTACTAAATTTGGGTGAGAGTTGCTTACTGCTTAAGTAGTCTGTAATGAAGGGATACAACTGTGCTCGAGTAAGCCCTCCTGTTGATTCTTTTTCAAGTAATGCTCTAACTGACCCGTGGAACATCACAAAGAGTGAGTGCACTTCTTTAAGCATTCCCCTAAGTGCTTCAATCCTCCATATTGCTCCTGTATCCTTATTTTTCTCCACAACCTGTCAATGTCTCTAGATCAGATTTTGTTCATTGACTCAAGACTACATTCGACGAATCACTCATTCAAAGATAAAAGAGTGTCTTACCATCACCATCCAGATATCAGGTTCAGGCTCGTAGAAAACATGAGAATGTCTTTCTGCTTCTATAACCTCACAAGCTGCCTCCGGAGAGAAAAGTCTGCATTCATACTCACAAGATTCATACAGACTCATATCAACTAATGCGAAACAAATCAAGAAGAGAGTATGTAGAAGCTGACCTAGTAAAAGTGATAAGACCTTCGCTGAGGCCGGTAACTGATAGCTGCGTAGAGACGTCTAGCTCAGGAGGATGAAAGAAGAGAATCTTGTCAAGCTCCTGACCTTCGGTTTGGCctctcctcaaatcaaagacgCAAAGTCGAAGGCTTTCATCACCAGAGCTCATTGACGCCATTTACCCCTAGCTTCTACGAGCTCATCAACACTATACCATACAATTCAAAGGTAAGGCACATTGGTGATTCAAACCACTTGACAAACCCCCAAAAGAAGAATCCTAACACGAATTGACTACCTTGAAGATGTTACCAAAGAAGAAAGTCGGAGTAGTGATCAATTGCGATAGTCAAAGCGATGGAAGGGATATTCTGATAAGGAAAGAGTTGACTTTTTGTAAAGAAGATAAATGCGAGAAGGAGATAGAAAGAAGTTGGATAGAGAAAAGATGATTGATT
The window above is part of the Brassica napus cultivar Da-Ae chromosome C8, Da-Ae, whole genome shotgun sequence genome. Proteins encoded here:
- the LOC106416133 gene encoding vacuolar fusion protein CCZ1 homolog A-like isoform X2 encodes the protein MASMSSGDESLRLCVFDLRRGQTEGQELDKILFFHPPELDVSTQLSVTGLSEGLITFTRLFSPEAACEVIEAERHSHVFYEPEPDIWMVMVVEKNKDTGAIWRIEALRGMLKEVHSLFVMFHGSVRALLEKESTGGLTRAQLYPFITDYLSNLFVGKNLQLPNFRETTLSERGTVQMLTLSRDTALEVQSLVQVLESCAANLRCHSMILFQDLLVSTTLSPDDTVNLFTFAVMRLTSQALLSSDASSWSHLRKGTGSSETSSRSTSAPIGSIDSMHHVIRPLQNDKWKKGKDGFLITDIWGLESGGSPDSANPTVWLQQTQERVYLLAYQYKSLTSLLLLPKTDIVHGGLSAVKQQVIEQASLRIMKIEEKISRGWGGENAYHVKGYRYLVVDTDLEVSRASPSGKVATLAKESLLALNKLREEVDLEKSRAKGQERDLDICIRAKNNAWVIARVSRGKELYMALEKASDTLLDATDAVGRFSNRYCSGAFLMD
- the LOC106416133 gene encoding vacuolar fusion protein CCZ1 homolog A-like isoform X1 gives rise to the protein MASMSSGDESLRLCVFDLRRGQTEGQELDKILFFHPPELDVSTQLSVTGLSEGLITFTRLFSPEAACEVIEAERHSHVFYEPEPDIWMVMVVEKNKDTGAIWRIEALRGMLKEVHSLFVMFHGSVRALLEKESTGGLTRAQLYPFITDYLSTFQKRSRSEDCCCDLFVGKNLQLPNFRETTLSERGTVQMLTLSRDTALEVQSLVQVLESCAANLRCHSMILFQDLLVSTTLSPDDTVNLFTFAVMRLTSQALLSSDASSWSHLRKGTGSSETSSRSTSAPIGSIDSMHHVIRPLQNDKWKKGKDGFLITDIWGLESGGSPDSANPTVWLQQTQERVYLLAYQYKSLTSLLLLPKTDIVHGGLSAVKQQVIEQASLRIMKIEEKISRGWGGENAYHVKGYRYLVVDTDLEVSRASPSGKVATLAKESLLALNKLREEVDLEKSRAKGQERDLDICIRAKNNAWVIARVSRGKELYMALEKASDTLLDATDAVGRFSNRYCSGAFLMD